In Salvelinus sp. IW2-2015 linkage group LG23, ASM291031v2, whole genome shotgun sequence, a genomic segment contains:
- the nccrp1 gene encoding F-box only protein 50, translating to MATNEWKKRCETEWNIKGISMPDGVDWKFVYEAKPFGRNLLRNPAPHGVSQDSPPPERELTEFPPEGPPRSEPEGDYTGWTTSREDLGYDASGVPPGVTICYLPNYSWFTLEQRVNLKAEGIWDELLDGFQPDIVIKDWYEESQLHESIYQLRVRLLGTDGQTVISEYTISPTEELSEYSHNWKEVSHVFSGYGPGVRYVHFLHRLKNKFMVEFFPTLVTGSTVVVKPSKSSQ from the exons ATGGCGACCAATGAATGGAAAAAAAGATGCGAGACAGAGTGGAATATCAAAGGCATTTCGATGCCCGATGGAGTGGATTGGAAGTTTGTCTACGAAGCAAAGCCGTTCGGTCGAAATTTGTTGAGGAATCCTGCGCCTCACG GTGTGAGTCAGGACTCCCCTCCTCCCGAGCGTGAACTGACAGAGTTTCCTCCAGAAGGACCTCCTCGCTCTGAACCAGAGG GTGACTATACTGGCTGGACCACCAGCAGAGAGGACCTTGGTTATGATGCCAGCGGCGTACCACCAGGGGTCACCATCTGTTACCTGCCTAACTACAG CTGGTTTACCTTGGAGCAGAGAGTGAACCTAAAGGCTGAGGGAATATGGGACGAGCTGCTGGATGGTTTCCAACCTGACATTGTCATCAAAGACTG GTATGAGGAGAGCCAACTGCACGAGTCCATCTACCAACTGCGGGTGAGGTTGCTGGGAACAGATGGACAGACGGTCATCTCCGAATACACCATAAGCCCTACTGAGGAGCTTAGTGAATACTCCCACAACTGGAAAGAG GTGTCCCATGTGTTCTCAGGCTACGGGCCTGGGGTGAGGTATGTCCACTTCCTCCATAGACTGAAGAACAAGTTCATGGTGGAGTTCTTCCCCACCCTGGTCACAGGAAGTACTGTCGTTGTCAAGCCAAGCAAATCCAGCCAATAG